The sequence below is a genomic window from Bernardetia sp..
ATGATACTGTCCTTCTTTGTTATAATAAACTTTCATTTCGTTGACGAACTTATCTCCATCACGACCTGTAAACTGAATTTTGAGGTTTTTTTGGCGACGTTTAGCACCCATCGCATTCTCAAACTCTACTCCGTCTAATGCTGTATAAGCTCCTGAAATCCCTGTTTCGTCAGAGAAATCTTCGTCATATGCACCCCCTGCTTCTTTGGCTTTTTTTGAAGAGCCTCCTTCAGATGCATTTGCCGCAGCAGCTTCTAATTTTGCTTTTAATTTTTTTCCAAACTGTGCATTCGCATCGTTAGTAAGACCTACTGCACACAGGATTCCTGTTGCAAGTGCAGCACTTTTGAATAAATTAGTTAGTTTCATAATAATTTTTTGTTAGTAGCACGATATGATTTAAAATGATTATTCTGCTGTTTGAGCAGAATAATTTTTTGAATTTTACTAAATAGGGTTGAGTTGTAGTTTAGTAGAGCATCAAATAGAGGTGTTCATACGTAGTTAATTTATTAGCTATCTGATACTCTACAAGTAGGTTTTTTAGTTATTTTACCGATTATAAATAATCAGAAAGTTTGACTGTTTTTCCACACATGCTACTCTTGATTTCAAAGATGAAGTCATCTTTTGAGCCTTTAGAAGCTGTATAGACTTTTTTTCCTGTGTTACAGCTCACGCTGGTAGAACTTCCATTATTTAGAGTAACATATCCTGAACCTGTGTAGATACTGATTTTGCTTCCAGTGTCGTTTAAGATTTTAAAAGAACCTTGTGGTGCAACAGTAGCCTCAATTGTGATAGTGTTGTTTGTTGCTTCTGCATTCTGATTGCTATAAAAGCTCATCATAAATGCCATCGTTACGAGAGATAAAAAGAATGTTTTCATTTTAAATTTGGGTTAATTAAATTGATAAATAAATAATAGATAAATTTGAGATTGATATTTTTCTTGATTAGACTTTTGACAATTAGTATTTCAAGTAATTATTAATTGTCAATTATCCATTTTCAATTTTTTATTACCAGCTAAAGTTCACTGAAGAAGTGCGAACATTGATAGCTCCTTTTGAGCCTTGACTGCCGTCGTAAGAGCGATAATCTTCATGTTTGCCACCATTTCCACCTTGATTGTTGATGGTATAAGTGAATGTTCCGACACTTGGGTCTTTGATAATGGTTACATCACCACCATCACCACCATTGCCTCCTCGTGTGCTATCTCTTCCAAAACTTCCACTTCCACCTTGTAAGTTGAGAATTAGAGCAGCTGTTGGTTTCATTTTTAGTCTTCTTAAAACTACTCCAGAGTTAGCATCTTTAATTTCTATTTGGTTTACTTTTTCTCCATTTGCAGTGGTAGCAGATTTTACAGATACAATCAAGTCTTTTCCATTCTGTCCTCTATAGCCTGGAGAAACTGTTAGATGAACTACTCCACCACGCTCTCCAAAGTAATTGACGTGTAAGCCTGTGTTGTAGTGTACTGGTAGTTTTGCAGTTGTTTTGATGTTAGATTGATATTTTGATTGAACAGTCATTACCACATTATCATTTGGAATAACATTGGCATTTTGGGAAATAGTAATGGTTTCTTCTCCAAATTCGGCTCCTTTGACTGTAATTTTGAAATCGTCCCAAGGCATTTTTCCACCTAAATTTTTGGTTTTCAAAACTTTTCCATCTGCTAGGGTGGCTTCTATGCCATAATTGAATTTTACTAAATGTCCTGTTTCGCTTTTGTCGCTAATCCATTTTACAGCAATGTTTTGCACTTTTTTACCTTTAAGAGAGTTGGCTAAGGCTTCAGCAGCATCTTTTTGGGCTTGTTCGGCTGCAATTTCTGCACGGTCTTCAGATTGTGCTGCGACAGTTTTTCTAATATACTCTTCAATCTTGCTGATGTGTGCTGCGTGGTCTTTATCTACACTTTCTTTTTCTGTCAAGATATATTTGATGGTTGCTTTTCCTCCAGACCATTTGATGTAGTAAAAATTATCATCAATAAATACTACCCTGTGTTTTAAATCTTTGAAGTAGGCTGGATATTCATTCAAGTCTGGTTCGTAAGGTTCTTCAATGATTCCTGCTCTATTCAAGACTACTTTAGAAATCGAATTACCATTTTTTTCTATACTGATGGGCCATTGTTTAGAAGCTTTCTCAAACTTAAATTTCTTGTATTTTGGTTCAGTAAGTTTGAAAACATTGAGTGAAGTAGCTGTGAAATTCTTAAGAAGTTCGTTTTGGCTTTGCTGTGCAGATACAGAATGAAATAGTAGAGCAGAATAAGCACATAGAGATAAAAGTATAAACTGAAAAGTTTTTGTTATGATTCGCATTGTACTAATCGTTTGAAGTATTAATTTGTAGTAGTTTAGTTTCTTATTATGCTTCAAATTTATAGCTTGCCTATGGATGTACAATGTTGAGTTTCATAAACGGTACGTTTTATTACATGAATGGTAAAATTTAGTAATTAAGCTATTTTAATAATTTATGAATTGTGTATTTTACGCAGCTATACATTGTTATTTTTGAATTGAGGTTGCTTTTTAGAAAAAAAAATGCGTTTTTGGAAGTCTAAACTTTACTTCATGTGAGATTTAGGCATATTTCTATATTTAAGCACCTAATTATAAAAAACATGAAAACAGCTAAAAGTAAAATAGCAAAGTTAAAATCATCGAAAAATACGAATCTACTAACACCTCAGCAGCAACAAAAGCTAAAAAGGAGGAACAGTAGAAGGGTTGGAGTCAGAAATATCTGTGATGGAATATTGATACTTATATAATTCTATAAAAAACAGCTAATGATATTCTTATTGTTAGCTGTTTTTTTATCTTATTCTACAATAACGCCACTACTAATCATTTAATAAATTATGAGAACAATTTTTATCTGTTTATTTATTTTTAGTTCTTTGAATATTGCACAAGGGCAGTCTAATAAAATTTTAGATTCTTTAGAGAATGTTTATAATAATCTTTCTACAAACAATGAAAAAGTAGATATGCTGATGAGGTTATATCACGCTTCTAGCAGCAAAAAGCATAAAAATAAAATAACTACACGGTTAAGAGAAATTTATTTGGAGAATGAGGATACTAAAGTAAGGGTTTTATTAGATTATTTTGACCTAGACAAACGAGTAGAGAAAAGGGTAGGAATAACTCCGACTTTAATAGATACTATATTGCAAATAGAAAAAAGATACGTTACCAAAACAACTGATGCTAATATGACTCATATTTGGGGACTAATATCAAAAGCCTATAAATATGCTAATCAATTAGATTTATCTCTAACTTATCAGCTTAAAATTATAAAGGCTCTTGAAGCTCCAAAGTTGTTATCGAATGACTTGCGTTACAAACAGTCATGTTTGGCTGTAAGTTATATTGAATTAGCTGAATTATATAGTCTAGCAAAAGATAGTTCAGCAATGATATATTCTGAAAAAGGTGTCAAGATGATGGAAAAAATGAATTTTCCGTTATCTAGTCTTGCCCCTGCCTATGCTAACTATGCTATTACACTCAGACGTTTTGGAAAATACGAATCTGCATTGTCTTATGCTAAAAAAGCTAAAGAAATAATTTACTCAAATAAGAATTATGAACATAGTTCTCGTAAGATACAGATTGTACATTTGCTAACATCAATATATAGCAAGATGGGTAAAGTAGAATTAGCTATAAAGGAAATAGACAACGCTGTTTATTTTACGGACAGAGATACAGTTTCTGCACACTTAAATATGTTATTGTATATGAAAGGCAAACTGCTTCAAAGTACAAAACAATATAAAAGTGCTTCAGAAGTTTTCAGACAAACCATAAAATATGCAGAAGTACACCATACTCTTGATATGTTATACAATTCACATGGCAAATTATCAGAAGTTCTATATGAATTGAAAGATTATAAAGGGGCATTTCAAGCTCTTAATAAGACTTCTGTATATATGGATTCTATAAATAAGAAAAGACGCATGAAAGAGGTGAAAGAACTTCAAACTAAATA
It includes:
- a CDS encoding histidine kinase, with the translated sequence MRTIFICLFIFSSLNIAQGQSNKILDSLENVYNNLSTNNEKVDMLMRLYHASSSKKHKNKITTRLREIYLENEDTKVRVLLDYFDLDKRVEKRVGITPTLIDTILQIEKRYVTKTTDANMTHIWGLISKAYKYANQLDLSLTYQLKIIKALEAPKLLSNDLRYKQSCLAVSYIELAELYSLAKDSSAMIYSEKGVKMMEKMNFPLSSLAPAYANYAITLRRFGKYESALSYAKKAKEIIYSNKNYEHSSRKIQIVHLLTSIYSKMGKVELAIKEIDNAVYFTDRDTVSAHLNMLLYMKGKLLQSTKQYKSASEVFRQTIKYAEVHHTLDMLYNSHGKLSEVLYELKDYKGAFQALNKTSVYMDSINKKRRMKEVKELQTKYETEKKEQQIKELEQQNKIEKLEVEALEKQRLVLGLSFLAPLGFIFAGGWYVNRRRLRMQLEAEQKERAKELSELKALRSQMNPHFIFNALNSIQDFIMLSEKENAQHYLGKFAILMRGFLDSSSKETISLEKELPLLKSYIELEGLRLGEDFEYEINFDEKTDEDELDEIEIPPLLIQPYLENAFKHGLLHKTGEKKLILAFNKIQKDENNFLQLKITDNGVGRQKSAEINARKRKTHQSFATQATSERLELLKNQSITNRNIEVEIDDLEDSQGNPKGTEVLILIPINND